In Bactrocera oleae isolate idBacOlea1 chromosome 3, idBacOlea1, whole genome shotgun sequence, a genomic segment contains:
- the Pgant5 gene encoding polypeptide N-acetylgalactosaminyltransferase 5 isoform X1, whose protein sequence is MSAINFTRKLRGRMRSNTCRIVLLTSLVWVIVDFVLIARYSDCIGRDGWRCRRPGEYDVEVPDAQKLIDEQNMVDDNEINTEKSLDGDAGGVGKGPGGFAGGGISMTYRSTLLKKWRSAPTVKEEKGKQGELGKPVKIPPEMKDLMKEKFKENQFNLLASDMISLNRSLTDVRHENCKKKLYPSKLPTTSIVIVFHNEAWSTLLRTVWSVINRSPRTLLKEIILVDDASERDYLGKKLEDYVAKLPVHTFVLRTEKRSGLIRARLLGAEHVTGEVITFLDAHCECTEGWLEPLLARIVQNRRTVVCPIIDVISDESFEYITASDSTWGGFNWKLNFRWYRVPQREMERRNNDRTAPLRTPTMAGGLFSIDKDYFYEIGSYDEGMDIWGGENLEMSFRIWQCGGILEIIPCSHVGHVFRDKSPYTFPGGVAKIVLHNAARVAEVWLDEWRDFYYAMSSGARKAVAGDVSDRRALRERLQCKSFRWYLENIYPESLMPLDYYYLGEIRNGETETCLDTMGRKYGEKIGVSYCHGLGGNQVFAYTKRQQIMSDDLCLDASNAMGPVNMVRCHNMGGNQEWVYDAEDKTIRHTNTGNCLQRPSRSDPVTPLLRPCDYSKGQQWLMESKFKWQAH, encoded by the exons GTGCCAGATGCACAAAAGCTTATTGACGAACAAAATATGGTCGACGACAATGAAATTAACACAGAAAAGAGTTTGGACGGCGATGCTGGCGGTGTGGGTAAGGGTCCAGGTGGCTTTGCGGGCGGCGGTATTTCCATGACATATCGCAGTACGTTATTGAAGAAATGGCGTTCAGCGCCAACGGTAAAGGAAGAGAAGGGCAAACAAGGCGAATTGGGTAAACCAGTTAAAATACCACCGGAAATGAAGGATCTGATGAAGGAGAAATTCAAAGAGAATCAATTCAACCTACTAGCCAGCGATATGATCTCTTTGAATCGCTCGCTGACCGATGTGCGGCATGAaaa TTGCAAGAAGAAGCTTTATCCATCGAAACTGCCAACAACCTCAATTGTGATAGTTTTCCACAATGAAGCGTGGTCAACGCTGCTCCGCACCGTTTGGAGTGTCATCAATCGGTCGCCGCGCACTCTACTCAAGGAGATTATACTTGTGGATGACGCCAGCGAGCGTG ATTATTTGGGCAAAAAGTTGGAGGACTATGTGGCGAAATTACCGGTGCATACATTTGTGCTGCGCACGGAAAAACGCTCTGGCTTAATACGCGCCCGTCTGTTAGGCGCCGAGCACGTGACG ggTGAAGTCATCACATTCCTAGATGCGCACTGCGAGTGCACAGAGGGTTGGCTGGAACCGCTGTTAGCACGTATTGTGCAAAATCGTCGCACCGTGGTGTGCCCCATAATTGATGTGATCTCCGATGAGTCTTTCGAATATATAACCGCTTCGGACTCAACGTGGGGTGGTTTCAATTGGAAATTGAATTTCAGATG GTATCGTGTTCCTCAACGTGAAATGGAGCGTCGCAATAACGATCGTACAGCGCCACTGCGCACGCCTACCATGGCCGGTGGCCTATTCTCAATTGATAAAGATTATTTCTATGAAATTGGTTCATATGATGAGGGCATGGATATATGGGGTGGTGAAAATTTAGAAATGTCCTTCCGT ATATGGCAATGTGGCGGCATTTTAGAAATAATACCCTGCTCTCATGTGGGTCATGTCTTCCGTGATAAGTCGCCTTATACATTCCCTGGCGGTGTGGCCAAAATTGTGCTGCACAATGCGGCGCGTGTGGCCGAAGTGTGGTTGGATGAGTGGCGTGATTTTTATTATGCAATGAGCTCAG GTGCACGCAAAGCTGTAGCCGGCGATGTGAGCGATCGACGAGCGCTGCGCGAACGTTTACAATGTAAGAGCTTCCGCTGGTATTTGGAGAATATTTATCCGGAAAGTTTAATGCCATTAGACTATTACTATTTGGGCGAG ATTCGCAACGGCGAAACGGAGACCTGTCTCGACACTATGGGTCGCAAATACGGCGAAAAGATCGGCGTCAGCTATTGCCACGGCCTGGGCGGCAATCAAGTGTTCGCTTACACGAAACGACAGCAAATCATGTCCGATGATCTCTGCTTGGACGCATCGAATGCGATGGGTCCAGTGAATATGGTGCGTTGCCATAATATGGGTGGCAATCAAGAGTGGGTTTATGATGCAGAG GATAAAACGATACGACACACCAATACTGGCAATTGTTTGCAACGTCCGTCACGTAGTGACCCGGTGACGCCGCTGTTACGGCCATGTGATTATTCAAAGGGTCAACAGTGGCTGATGGAATCTAAATTTAAGTGGCAAGCacattag
- the RpL37A gene encoding large ribosomal subunit protein eL43 — MAKRTKKVGIVGKYGTRYGASLRKMVKKMEVTQHSKYTCTFCGKDSMKRACVGIWSCKRCKRVVAGGAWVYSTTAAASVRSAVRRLRETKEQ, encoded by the exons ATG GCCAAACGCACCAAGAAGGTTGGAATCGTTGGTAAATATGGTACCCGTTATGGTGCCTCCCTGCGTAAAATGGTCAAGAAGATGGAGGTGACCCAGCATTCAAAATACACCTGCACCTTCTGCGGCAAG GACTCGATGAAACGTGCTTGCGTTGGTATCTGGTCCTGCAAACGCTGTAAGCGTGTTGTTGCCGGTGGCGCTTGGGTGTACTCCACCACCGCCGCAGCTTCCGTACGTTCGGCCGTGCGTCGTTTGCGTGAAACCAAGGAACAGTAA
- the Pgant5 gene encoding polypeptide N-acetylgalactosaminyltransferase 5 isoform X2: protein MSAINFTRKLRGRMRSNTCRIVLLTSLVWVIVDFVLIARYSDCIGRDGWRCRRPGEYDVEVPDAQKLIDEQNMVDDNEINTEKSLDGDAGGVGKGPGGFAGGGISMTYRSTLLKKWRSAPTVKEEKGKQGELGKPVKIPPEMKDLMKEKFKENQFNLLASDMISLNRSLTDVRHENCKKKLYPSKLPTTSIVIVFHNEAWSTLLRTVWSVINRSPRTLLKEIILVDDASERDYLGKKLEDYVAKLPVHTFVLRTEKRSGLIRARLLGAEHVTGEVITFLDAHCECTEGWLEPLLARIVQNRRTVVCPIIDVISDESFEYITASDSTWGGFNWKLNFRWYRVPQREMERRNNDRTAPLRTPTMAGGLFSIDKDYFYEIGSYDEGMDIWGGENLEMSFRVWMCGGVLEIAPCSRVGHVFRKSTPYTFPGGTTEIVNHNNARLVEVWLDDWKEFYYSFYPGARKAVAGDVSDRRALRERLQCKSFRWYLENIYPESLMPLDYYYLGEIRNGETETCLDTMGRKYGEKIGVSYCHGLGGNQVFAYTKRQQIMSDDLCLDASNAMGPVNMVRCHNMGGNQEWVYDAEDKTIRHTNTGNCLQRPSRSDPVTPLLRPCDYSKGQQWLMESKFKWQAH from the exons GTGCCAGATGCACAAAAGCTTATTGACGAACAAAATATGGTCGACGACAATGAAATTAACACAGAAAAGAGTTTGGACGGCGATGCTGGCGGTGTGGGTAAGGGTCCAGGTGGCTTTGCGGGCGGCGGTATTTCCATGACATATCGCAGTACGTTATTGAAGAAATGGCGTTCAGCGCCAACGGTAAAGGAAGAGAAGGGCAAACAAGGCGAATTGGGTAAACCAGTTAAAATACCACCGGAAATGAAGGATCTGATGAAGGAGAAATTCAAAGAGAATCAATTCAACCTACTAGCCAGCGATATGATCTCTTTGAATCGCTCGCTGACCGATGTGCGGCATGAaaa TTGCAAGAAGAAGCTTTATCCATCGAAACTGCCAACAACCTCAATTGTGATAGTTTTCCACAATGAAGCGTGGTCAACGCTGCTCCGCACCGTTTGGAGTGTCATCAATCGGTCGCCGCGCACTCTACTCAAGGAGATTATACTTGTGGATGACGCCAGCGAGCGTG ATTATTTGGGCAAAAAGTTGGAGGACTATGTGGCGAAATTACCGGTGCATACATTTGTGCTGCGCACGGAAAAACGCTCTGGCTTAATACGCGCCCGTCTGTTAGGCGCCGAGCACGTGACG ggTGAAGTCATCACATTCCTAGATGCGCACTGCGAGTGCACAGAGGGTTGGCTGGAACCGCTGTTAGCACGTATTGTGCAAAATCGTCGCACCGTGGTGTGCCCCATAATTGATGTGATCTCCGATGAGTCTTTCGAATATATAACCGCTTCGGACTCAACGTGGGGTGGTTTCAATTGGAAATTGAATTTCAGATG GTATCGTGTTCCTCAACGTGAAATGGAGCGTCGCAATAACGATCGTACAGCGCCACTGCGCACGCCTACCATGGCCGGTGGCCTATTCTCAATTGATAAAGATTATTTCTATGAAATTGGTTCATATGATGAGGGCATGGATATATGGGGTGGTGAAAATTTAGAAATGTCCTTCCGT GTTTGGATGTGTGGCGGTGTGCTCGAGATTGCGCCATGTTCGCGTGTGGGTCACGTGTTTCGTAAATCGACGCCGTACACCTTCCCCGGTGGCACAACGGAAATTGTCAATCATAATAATGCGCGTTTGGTTGAGGTGTGGCTGGACGATTGGAAAGAGTTTTACTACAGTTTTTATCCag GTGCACGCAAAGCTGTAGCCGGCGATGTGAGCGATCGACGAGCGCTGCGCGAACGTTTACAATGTAAGAGCTTCCGCTGGTATTTGGAGAATATTTATCCGGAAAGTTTAATGCCATTAGACTATTACTATTTGGGCGAG ATTCGCAACGGCGAAACGGAGACCTGTCTCGACACTATGGGTCGCAAATACGGCGAAAAGATCGGCGTCAGCTATTGCCACGGCCTGGGCGGCAATCAAGTGTTCGCTTACACGAAACGACAGCAAATCATGTCCGATGATCTCTGCTTGGACGCATCGAATGCGATGGGTCCAGTGAATATGGTGCGTTGCCATAATATGGGTGGCAATCAAGAGTGGGTTTATGATGCAGAG GATAAAACGATACGACACACCAATACTGGCAATTGTTTGCAACGTCCGTCACGTAGTGACCCGGTGACGCCGCTGTTACGGCCATGTGATTATTCAAAGGGTCAACAGTGGCTGATGGAATCTAAATTTAAGTGGCAAGCacattag
- the LOC106617108 gene encoding 4'-phosphopantetheine phosphatase, whose translation MGESKCYTLLRDPNTYTPDTIDLNKDTKAAAYWFPCFRDLVAKFATQAAESQCQTDDTATQRAENFRKSYLEKLDEYQRNTEINAANNIVLGIRELLELNETQLRLFGFADPWKQQKQLENTAAVANLKKRLEELDAIDDSAARWTELVRGVLAGNMFDWGAQAVASILNEDTNFGLHAALERIQKRPWLIDNLDAWLQRLRGNAHKSALIFVDNSGVDVVLGILPFVRALLQRGTKVLLCANTEPSLNDVTSGELSDVLDKCCTHCSILAKAKQEQNLLVYANGQSGPCLDMRTLPSELCDAIQKHETDLLVIEGMGRTLHTNLYAKFNCETLKLAVIKNKWLAEHLGGDTFAVICKYEDAS comes from the coding sequence ATGGGCGAATCGAAGTGCTACACACTGTTAAGAGATCCTAATACATATACGCCAGATACAATCGACTTGAACAAGGATACGAAAGCGGCTGCATATTGGTTCCCTTGCTTTCGTGACTTGGTTGCGAAATTTGCCACACAGGCAGCCGAAAGTCAATGTCAAACTGACGACACAGCCACACAACGGGCGGAAAACTTCCGTAAATCCTATTTGGAAAAACTGGATGAATACCAAAGAAATACAGAAATAAATGCGGCGAATAATATTGTGCTGGGTATACGTGAATTGCTGGAATTGAATGAGACACAGTTGCGTTTATTTGGTTTTGCCGATCCatggaaacaacaaaaacaattagaaaACACTGCTGCCGTTGCCAACTTAAAGAAGCGGTTGGAAGAGTTAGATGCCATCGATGACAGTGCAGCACGTTGGACAGAGCTGGTGCGCGGTGTGCTTGCTGGTAACATGTTCGATTGGGGTGCACAAGCTGTGGCGAGTATTTTGAATGAGGATACAAATTTCGGTTTACATGCAGCACTGGAGCGTATACAAAAACGTCCTTGGCTAATAGACAACTTGGATGCCTGGTTGCAGCGGTTGCGTGGCAATGCGCATAAAAGTGCGCTTATCTTCGTCGATAATAGTGGCGTAGATGTGGTGCTAGGCATACTGCCATTCGTGCGTGCACTGCTGCAACGTGGCACCAAAGTGCTATTATGTGCAAATACCGAACCTTCGTTGAATGATGTGACAAGCGGAGAGCTGTCCGATGTGTTGGATAAATGCTGCACACATTGCAGCATACTCGCAAAAGCAAAGCAAGAGCAAAACTTACTAGTGTATGCGAATGGACAGAGCGGTCCCTGCTTGGATATGCGTACATTGCCGAGTGAATTGTGCGATGCTATACAAAAACATGAGACTGATTTGCTAGTAATTGAAGGTATGGGCCGTACGCTGCATACAAATCTCTATGCGAAATTCAACTGTGAGACACTTAAATTGGCTGTCATAAAGAATAAGTGGCTGGCGGAGCACTTGGGCGGTGATACCTTTGCagttatatgcaaatatgaagATGCAAGCTAG